Part of the Nitrospirota bacterium genome, CTTGTCGTCCATCTCGATAATGGCGATCCATCCTTTTCCGTAAGGATCCTCATTGATGACTTCCGGGGAATCGCTCAGCTTTTCGTTGACCTCGACTATGGTCCCGCTGACCGGCGCGATGACTGCGGAGGTGGCCTTGGTGGACTCGATCTCCGCTATCTCGGTATTCGCATCCACCGCGGACTCGACTTCAGGAAGGTCTATGTAGACAATGTCGCCAAGCGCATCCTGGGCGTAATCGGTAATCCCAATCGTCGCCTTTTTGCCCGATACTTTTACCCACGTGTGCTCTTTGTGATACTTGAGATCCTCCGGATTCATGCCAGCCTCCTTATGTAGCTTTGGAAAACGAATTTGAGAATTTCTTAACATAGTTTTTACGCTTTGTCAAGAAAACGCCATTGATACAGTGAAGAGCAACCTGCTGAAATACTTGTTCAAAACGAAACGGGGCCGCCCTGCATTCGGGCCGGCCTCCCCCGAGAGGAAGAGAGGCCGCTGCCGGCCGAATAGAACCATATGGTATCATAAAAGTTATGGAAATGGTCAAAAATAAGGCCCTCCTCTACCTGCGGATGATAAAATTCTCCCACTCGGTCTTCGCGCTCCCCTTCGCCTTTACCGGGGCGCTCCTCGCCGCAGCCGGAATCCCGGCAGCGGGAGCACTCTTCTGGATCACTGTCGCCATGGTCGGCGCCCGTTCGGGCGCCATGGGGCTGAACAGGATCATCGACCGGAGGATCGACGCGCAGAACCCGAGGACAGCGGGCAGGGAGATCCCTTCGGGGAAGATACGCGCCGGTGAGGCGGCGGTCTTCACCCTCATCTCGTTCGGCATCATGCTCCTCGCTGCGTATAAGCTCAACGACCTCTGCCTGAAGCTCTCGCCGCTCGCTATCGCGGTCCTTGTGCTCTATTCGTACACCAAACGGTTTACCTGGCTCGCCCATTTTGTGCTGGGCATTGCCATCTCTGCAGCGCCTCTCGGCGCATGGGTCGCGGTGCGGGGGACCTTCGATGCCGAGATCCTGCCGCTCAGCCTCGGCGTCGTCTTCTGGCTCGCCGGTTTCGATATCCTTTATGCGCTCCAGGACATGGAGTTCGACCGCGCCTACGGGCTCCATTCGATCCCCCAGCGGTTCGGCGTTGCCGCCACCCTGCTCCTGGCGAGGGTATTCCACGCGGTCACCTGGTCGCTCCTTGCTCTGACCGGGGCGCTCTTCGATCTCGGCCCTGCCTACTGGGCCGGCATGCTCATCGTCGCAGGACTGCTGGTCTATGAGCACTCCCTGGTGAAGGCGGATGACCTGAGCAGGCTCGACATGGCGTTCTTCAATATGAACGGCTACATCAGCATCACTGTCTTCATTGTTACCCTCGTCGCCGTGATATCGTGATACGGTAAAGAGTAAAAGTAAGAGCGTCTCACTGAATGAGGAAGGGGATTCGGGCGGGGATTACGCCAGGACTGCCCGTGCCGCTCATGTACTATGCCTCGTTCGACTCCAAGCTCATTCATTCTGTTAGGGGCTGTTAGGGGCTCTTAAAGAGAAAAATCAAAAAATAAGGAGCTCCGCAATTTTTAATTTTTCTTTTCGATTTTTTATCTGAAGAGGCTCATGGGGAGGATTCATGGAGAAGGCTGATTATATCATCTGCGGCGATTATGTGGTGACTATGGATGAGCGTCTGAGCGTGCTCAGGGATGGCGCTGTGGCGGTCGGTGGTACGACGGTCCTCGCGGTCGATGCCCGCGACGCCGTAATGAAGAAGTATGATGCCCGGCATATCGTGGCGGGCGAGGGGAGGGTGGTGATGCCCGGGCTCGTCAATACCCATACGCATGCGGCGATGGTCTATTTCAGGGGGCTGGCGGACGATCTCCCCCTGAAGGAGTGGCTCGAAGGGCATATATGGCCTGCCGAGGGAAAATGGCTCAGCGCCGGCTTCGTCGGCGATGCGGTGGAGCTCGCCTGCCTCGAGATGCTCAAGGCCGGCATCACCACCTATAACGACATGTACTTCTTCGGCGACAGCGCGGCGCAGAGCACCAGGCGGCTCGGTATGAGGGCGGTGCTCGGCGTCGGGATCGTCGATTTCCCGACCATGACGGCGGCGACCGCCGATGAATACCTGGGCAATGCCGCGCGGTTCATCGATGCGTGGAAGGGAGACGAGCTGATCACCCCGTGCATCGCCCCGCATTCGGCCTATGCCTGCGGCCCCGAGACACTCCGGCGGGTGAAGGCGCTTGCGGATGAACGGGACGTGCTCGTAACGACGCATCTTTCCGAGACGGCGTGGGAGGTGGGTGAGCTGCAGTCGCGGTTCGGAAAGCGGCCGGCCGAACATCTCGATGCCCTCGGCCTTCTCGACGAGCGGCTGCTTGCCGCCCACTGTGTGTGGCTCGATGAGCAGGAGATCGCCCTGCTCGCCCGGAAGCGCGTCGGCGTCTCGCACTGCATCGAGAGCAATCTGAAGCTCGCCTCGGGCTTTGCACCGGTCCCGGAGATGCTGCGCGCCGGGATACCCGTGACCTTCGGCACCGACGGCGCTGCGAGCAACAATACCCTCGATATCTTCGGCGAGCTCTCGGTGGCTGCAAAGGTGCACAAAGCCCTTGCCAAGGACCCCACGGTGCTCGACGCGAAGACGGCGCTCCTCATGGCGACGCGCTGGGGCGCTGAAGCGCTCCACCTCGCTGACCGCATCGGGAGCATCGAGAGGGGCAAGCGGGCGGACCTCATCACCCTCGATCTGAGAAAGCCCCACCTCACGCCGCTCTACGATATCTATTCCCACCTGGCCTACGCTGCCAAAGCATCCGATGTCGAGACCGTCTTCGTCAACGGCGCCCGTGTCGTCAGCAACGGCGCGCTCCAGACCGGCGATGAACAGGAGTTGCTGCGCAAGGCGGCTGCATGGGCTGAGAGGATCAGGGCCTGCAATTCGCGGAGCTGACCCGATCGCTTTCGTTTTTCCCGGCTTTTCGCCCGTTCCTACCAGTACCGGACGCGGCCGGTATCGATATGGACGAATTCGGGATAGTAGCCGACGCCGCCCGCAGCGAATGACCGTGCGACGCTGAAGAGCTCGCGGTTGCCGATGCCCGGGAGCGTGAAATCGATGGCGATGCCCTGGAGATGGAGGCTGTTCTTGCT contains:
- the gcvH gene encoding glycine cleavage system protein GcvH translates to MNPEDLKYHKEHTWVKVSGKKATIGITDYAQDALGDIVYIDLPEVESAVDANTEIAEIESTKATSAVIAPVSGTIVEVNEKLSDSPEVINEDPYGKGWIAIIEMDDKSELDDLLDIGDYERYIEEEAK
- a CDS encoding UbiA-like polyprenyltransferase, whose protein sequence is MVKNKALLYLRMIKFSHSVFALPFAFTGALLAAAGIPAAGALFWITVAMVGARSGAMGLNRIIDRRIDAQNPRTAGREIPSGKIRAGEAAVFTLISFGIMLLAAYKLNDLCLKLSPLAIAVLVLYSYTKRFTWLAHFVLGIAISAAPLGAWVAVRGTFDAEILPLSLGVVFWLAGFDILYALQDMEFDRAYGLHSIPQRFGVAATLLLARVFHAVTWSLLALTGALFDLGPAYWAGMLIVAGLLVYEHSLVKADDLSRLDMAFFNMNGYISITVFIVTLVAVIS
- a CDS encoding amidohydrolase family protein; amino-acid sequence: MEKADYIICGDYVVTMDERLSVLRDGAVAVGGTTVLAVDARDAVMKKYDARHIVAGEGRVVMPGLVNTHTHAAMVYFRGLADDLPLKEWLEGHIWPAEGKWLSAGFVGDAVELACLEMLKAGITTYNDMYFFGDSAAQSTRRLGMRAVLGVGIVDFPTMTAATADEYLGNAARFIDAWKGDELITPCIAPHSAYACGPETLRRVKALADERDVLVTTHLSETAWEVGELQSRFGKRPAEHLDALGLLDERLLAAHCVWLDEQEIALLARKRVGVSHCIESNLKLASGFAPVPEMLRAGIPVTFGTDGAASNNTLDIFGELSVAAKVHKALAKDPTVLDAKTALLMATRWGAEALHLADRIGSIERGKRADLITLDLRKPHLTPLYDIYSHLAYAAKASDVETVFVNGARVVSNGALQTGDEQELLRKAAAWAERIRACNSRS